The proteins below are encoded in one region of Terriglobales bacterium:
- the ligA gene encoding NAD-dependent DNA ligase LigA — protein sequence MPAKAKDSTDIEALRDQIRHHEHRYYVLDDPEISDAEFDVLMQQLKKIEAAHPELITPDSPTQRVGGKPREGFIKAQHSSPMLSLDNAYNEQEFRDWARRVYELTGKSKVDFVCELKLDGMSLALSYEDGQLARALTRGDGTTGEDVTINVRTMPTVPLRIDHRKLSSAGIPGHFEVRGEVIMPIKAFLRLNEEREQQGLPRAANPRNAAAGSIRMLDPKIVASRRMDYFAYFLLRDGNSFLPSHFESLNMLEKAGFKVNPHRIRTNDLDEILGFVNKMEAQREKLPYEIDGIVVKVDSTQQWRQLGFTGKAPRWAIAYKYAARSGVTQIEDILVQVGRTGKLTPLAALHPVPIGGTTVKRATLHNQDEIDRLGVKIGDWVLVERGGDVIPKIVKVVEDKDHPRGHRTFEFPTHCPECGGKVVRAEGEADHRCVNAKCPAKLRESLLHFASRGVMNIEGMGESLVNQLADRGLVKDIADIYGLDETKLLSLERIGKKSADNLLREIDASKKLPLERVILGLGIRFVGERTAELLAEHFGSMDTFMNAGFDELQQVTEVGPRVGEAITEFFSEPRNRELVERLRKAGLRFEGEKKERGTKLAGKTFVLTGTLPNLSRDEAKKMIEDAGGKVSGSVSKKTDYVVAGSDPGSKLDKARDLKVAVIDEDVFRSLLK from the coding sequence ATGCCCGCCAAGGCCAAAGATTCAACAGATATCGAAGCGCTGCGAGATCAGATTCGGCACCACGAGCACCGCTATTACGTGCTCGACGACCCTGAAATCAGCGATGCCGAATTCGATGTCCTCATGCAGCAGCTCAAGAAGATCGAGGCTGCGCACCCTGAGCTGATCACCCCAGATTCCCCTACGCAGCGCGTTGGAGGGAAACCGCGCGAGGGCTTCATCAAGGCGCAGCACTCGAGCCCGATGCTCTCGCTCGACAACGCCTACAACGAGCAGGAATTTCGCGATTGGGCGCGCCGAGTTTACGAACTCACTGGCAAAAGCAAAGTCGATTTCGTCTGCGAGCTGAAGCTGGATGGCATGTCGCTCGCACTCTCGTATGAAGACGGACAGCTTGCGCGCGCGCTCACGCGCGGCGATGGCACCACCGGCGAGGATGTGACTATCAACGTGCGCACCATGCCGACGGTGCCGCTGCGCATCGATCACAGGAAGCTCTCATCAGCAGGCATTCCTGGCCATTTCGAAGTGCGCGGCGAAGTGATCATGCCGATCAAAGCGTTTTTGCGACTCAACGAAGAGCGCGAGCAGCAGGGGCTCCCAAGGGCAGCTAATCCACGCAATGCGGCAGCGGGAAGCATTCGCATGCTCGATCCGAAGATCGTGGCCAGCCGGCGGATGGACTACTTCGCTTACTTTCTGCTGCGCGACGGCAACAGCTTTCTTCCGAGCCATTTTGAGTCGCTGAACATGTTGGAGAAAGCCGGATTCAAAGTGAATCCGCATCGCATTCGAACGAATGATCTCGATGAGATTCTCGGCTTCGTCAACAAGATGGAAGCTCAGCGCGAGAAGCTTCCGTACGAAATCGATGGAATCGTCGTGAAAGTCGATTCCACGCAGCAGTGGCGTCAGCTCGGGTTTACCGGAAAGGCTCCGCGCTGGGCGATTGCCTACAAGTACGCCGCGCGTTCGGGAGTCACGCAGATCGAAGACATCCTCGTGCAGGTCGGACGCACGGGCAAGCTGACGCCTTTGGCTGCCCTGCATCCGGTGCCGATCGGCGGAACGACCGTGAAACGCGCCACCCTACACAACCAGGACGAGATCGATCGTCTTGGAGTAAAGATCGGCGACTGGGTTCTGGTCGAACGCGGCGGCGATGTGATTCCCAAAATAGTAAAGGTCGTCGAAGACAAGGATCATCCGCGCGGCCATCGCACCTTCGAATTTCCCACGCACTGTCCTGAATGTGGAGGCAAAGTAGTGCGCGCCGAAGGCGAGGCCGACCATCGCTGCGTGAATGCCAAGTGCCCGGCGAAGCTGCGCGAGAGCCTGCTGCATTTCGCCTCGCGCGGCGTAATGAATATCGAGGGCATGGGCGAATCGCTAGTGAATCAGCTCGCCGATCGCGGACTGGTGAAAGACATTGCCGATATCTATGGGCTCGATGAAACCAAGCTGCTTTCTCTCGAGCGGATCGGGAAGAAATCTGCAGATAATCTTTTGCGCGAAATTGACGCCTCGAAGAAATTGCCTTTGGAACGAGTAATCCTGGGCTTGGGAATTCGATTTGTAGGCGAGCGCACGGCGGAGCTTCTCGCCGAGCATTTTGGCAGCATGGACACATTCATGAATGCCGGCTTCGACGAACTGCAGCAGGTCACCGAAGTCGGTCCCCGGGTGGGTGAAGCCATCACGGAGTTCTTCTCCGAGCCGCGCAATCGCGAGCTGGTCGAACGGCTGCGAAAAGCAGGCCTGCGCTTTGAAGGAGAGAAGAAAGAGCGGGGCACCAAACTGGCGGGCAAGACCTTCGTCCTGACCGGCACGCTGCCGAATCTCAGCCGCGACGAAGCCAAGAAAATGATCGAGGACGCCGGGGGGAAGGTCTCCGGCTCGGTCAGCAAGAAAACAGACTACGTCGTGGCGGGCAGCGATCCCGGCTCGAAGCTCGACAAGGCTCGGGATCTGAAGGTTGCTGTGATTGATGAGGACGTATTCAGGAGCCTTTTGAAATAG